Sequence from the Sanguibacter keddieii DSM 10542 genome:
GGCGAGGATCGACGCTCCGCCGATGCCGTCGCCACCGGTGCGCGCACCGAAGAGGACCACCTTGTTGCCGATGCCGGAGGCGTTGGCGAGGTGGATGTCCTCGTGGCGCAGCACGCCGAGGCACAGCGCGTTGACGAGGGGGTTGCCCTGGTAGGAGCTGTCGAAGACGAGCTCACCACCGATGTTGGGCAGGCCGAGGGAGTTGCCGTAGCCGCCGACGCCGGCGACGACGCCGTGGACGACGCGCGCGGTGTCCGGGTGGTCCACGGCGCCGAAGCGCAGCTGGTCCATGACGGCGACGGGGCGAGCGCCCATCGAGATGATGTCGCGGACGATGCCGCCGACACCGGTCGCGGCACCCTGGTAGGGCTCCACGAAGCTCGGGTGGTTGTGCGACTCGACCTTGAAGGTGACGGCCCAGCCGTCGCCGATGTCGACGACGCCGGCGTTCTCGCCGATGCCGACGAGGAGGTGCTTCTTCATCTCGTCGGTGGTCTTGGCGCCGAAGGTCGACAGGTGCACCTTGGAGGACTTGTACGAGCAGTGCTCGGACCACATGACGGAGTACATCGCGAGCTCGGCGGCCGTGGGGCGGCGTCCGAGGATGTCCCGGATCCGCTGGTACTCCTCCGGCTTGAGGCCCAGCGCCGCGAAGGGCTGCACCTCGTCCGGGGTGCTCGCGGCGTGCTCGACGGTGTCAAGGGTGGGCTTGCTGGGGGCGGTCATCAGATCCCTCATGGGTATGTGCCCTGCATCAGGCGGGCACGGTCGGCCGAGACGAGGGCCAGTTTAGCCGTGGAGGGATCGGCGGGGAGCCACGTCTCACCCGCACGGGAGGGCCCGACACCTGAGCCGCTGCTACGTCTGGTCGCCGTCACCACGCTCGAGCTCCTCGTCCACGACAGCCTGGAGCTCGACGGCCGAGGGCAGGGCCGCGCGGGCGTCGGCCGGCAGCCCCTGGTAGTCGGCGACCGCGACCGGCGCAGCGGTCGACGCGAGCGCGTAGGTGACCGCGGCCCCCTTCTTGCCGGTACAGAGCAAGATCCCCACGGTCGGCGCATGAATCTCCGGGCGGCGGAGCTCTCCGTCGACGGCCGCGACATAGGCGCCGAGCTGCCCGAGGTGCGCCGGCGTCGAGGGGCCGACCTTGAGCTCGACGACCACGTACCGCAGCTGCTCGACGTGGAACAGCAGCAGGTCGATGACGAACTCGTCGCCGTCTCCGAGAGGGAGCCGGAACTGACGGCCCACGAGCGACATGCCGCGGCCGAGCTCCATGAGCGTGTCCTGCAGACGGTCCATGAGCGCCTGCTCGACGTCGCGCTCGCGCCGGGTGGTCACCATCGACAGATGCTCGAAGACGTACGGATCCTTGACCAGCTGGCGGGCGAGGTCGGAGTCGGTCCCGTCCAGGGCTGTGTCGAAGTTGGACGGCGCTGAGCCGACGGCCGCACGCAGACCGGCGACGATCTTGTGCTCGAGGACGGCCCGCGACCACCCCTCGTCGGCCGCACGGGCGGCATACCAGTCGCGATCGTCACGAGTGTCGAGGCGGTCCAGGAGGACGGTGATGTGCCCCCACGGCAATCGTCCAACAGCTTGTTGGACGATCTCCGCCTCTTCTGTCCAGACTTCCGCGACCTTCCGCATGTAGAGCAGGTTCGTCCGTGACCAGC
This genomic interval carries:
- a CDS encoding PDDEXK nuclease domain-containing protein, whose amino-acid sequence is MAGYGEVLARLKDQVRQTQFRAARAANTEVVRLYWSIGREILDRQTVDGWGSRVVSRLATDLRREFPEQRGWSRTNLLYMRKVAEVWTEEAEIVQQAVGRLPWGHITVLLDRLDTRDDRDWYAARAADEGWSRAVLEHKIVAGLRAAVGSAPSNFDTALDGTDSDLARQLVKDPYVFEHLSMVTTRRERDVEQALMDRLQDTLMELGRGMSLVGRQFRLPLGDGDEFVIDLLLFHVEQLRYVVVELKVGPSTPAHLGQLGAYVAAVDGELRRPEIHAPTVGILLCTGKKGAAVTYALASTAAPVAVADYQGLPADARAALPSAVELQAVVDEELERGDGDQT